From the genome of Anabrus simplex isolate iqAnaSimp1 chromosome X, ASM4041472v1, whole genome shotgun sequence, one region includes:
- the LOC136886457 gene encoding glucose dehydrogenase [FAD, quinone], translating to MEAGREMGQNVVDYNGPTQVGFSYLQSTTKNGTRWSSSRAFLHPAKDRQNLHVKKRARVTKILIDPTTKTAYGVQFRKNGRLYTVRAKREVILSAGAVNSPQLLMISGIGPKKHLDDLKIPVIQNLKVGYNLMDHIAKGGLTFVINDTVSLRTDSIFTRTENYVEYLAFHQGPMSIVGCEALAFYDFKDPDNPDGYPDMELLFQSGSIVSERSLRRIFGITDELYDAVYKPIENEHTWMVLPMLMRPKSKGRIMLRSADPADKPLIYHNYLSHPEDVETIIKGINKSIELSRTNAFQNFASRLHDIPIPGCKQHVFGSDQYWECATRHLTFTMYHQSGTCKMGPRSDKSAVVDPRLRVHGVKNLRVIDASIMPEIPTAHTNGPTFMIAEKGADMIKEDWGITTTV from the coding sequence ATGGAAGCTGGTAGGGAGATGGGACAAAACGTGGTCGATTATAACGGGCCTACACAGGTAGGCTTCTCTTATCTACAAAGCACTACGAAGAACGGCACCAGATGGAGCAGCTCTCGAGCTTTTCTACATCCTGCAAAGGACCGCCAGAATTTACACGTGAAAAAGCGCGCCAGAGTTACTAAAATCCTGATAGATCCAACGACGAAGACGGCGTACGGTGTGCAGTTCAGAAAGAACGGCAGGCTATACACAGTGCGAGCAAAACGCGAGGTGATATTATCAGCTGGTGCGGTCAATTCTCCGCAGCTTCTGATGATCTCAGGGATAGGCCCCAAGAAGCATCTGGACGACCTGAAGATACCAGTGATACAGAACCTCAAAGTGGGCTACAACTTGATGGACCACATCGCAAAGGGTGGCCTGACCTTCGTGATCAATGACACAGTGTCCCTGAGGACGGACAGCATCTTCACGCGGACAGAGAACTACGTCGAATACCTGGCGTTTCACCAGGGACCCATGTCCATAGTAGGTTGCGAAGCCCTGGCCTTCTACGATTTCAAGGACCCAGACAACCCAGACGGCTACCCGGACATGGAATTGCTCTTCCAGTCCGGCTCCATCGTGTCAGAGAGGTCGTTAAGAAGAATTTTTGGTATCACAGACGAACTTTACGACGCTGTATACAAACCAATAGAGAACGAACACACGTGGATGGTGTTGCCGATGTTGATGAGACCTAAAAGTAAAGGACGTATAATGCTAAGAAGCGCAGATCCAGCAGATAAGCCCCTAATCTATCATAACTACTTATCTCATCCTGAAGATGTAGAAACAATAATCAAAGGCATCAACAAGTCAATAGAACTGAGTAGAACGAACGCGTTTCAAAATTTCGCATCAAGGTTGCACGACATTCCGATTCCCGGTTGCAAACAACACGTTTTCGGGTCTGACCAATACTGGGAGTGCGCGACGAGGCACTTGACTTTCACCATGTACCATCAAAGTGGTACCTGCAAGATGGGGCCGAGGTCGGACAAGTCGGCCGTGGTGGATCCTCGCTTAAGGGTGCACGGAGTTAAAAACCTGCGAGTCATCGACGCTTCCATCATGCCCGAAATACCGACGGCTCACACGAACGGACCGACATTCATGATTGCGGAGAAGGGAGCCGATATGATCAAAGAAGATTGGGGAATTACGACAACTGTATGA
- the LOC136885881 gene encoding glucose dehydrogenase [FAD, quinone]-like has translation MGPQSLLTLCLVAVVATQRVADTAYPTIIQSVLSIYREVMTQSIKEPRDDPVNLPEYDFIIVGAGTAGCVLASRLTEIAGWEVLLLEAGREENFVMDIPIVATFLQLSEADWKYKTVTSDKACLGLANKQCNFPRGKVMGGSSVLNYMVYTRGNRRDYDKWEKLGNTGWGWDTVLKYFMKSEDITMPELAQDDKYHRTGGYLTISYAPYRTPLAEAWMEAGREMGQKVADYNGPTQVGFSYLQSTTKNGTRWSSSRAFLHPAKDRKNLHVKKRARVTKVLIDPTTKTAYGVQFRKNGRLYTVRAKREVILSAGAVNSPQLLMISGVGPKKHLDDLKIPVIQNLKVGYNLMDHIAKGGLTFVINDTVSLRMDSILTRTENYVDYLAFHQGPMSITGCEALAFYDFKDPDNPDGYPDTELLFQSGSIVSERSLRRIFGITDELYDAVYKPIENEHTWMVLPMLMRPKSKGRIMLRSADPADKPLIYHNYLSHPEDVETIIKGINKSIELSRTNAFQKFASRLHDIPIPGCKQHVFGSDQYWECATRHLTFTIYHQSGTCKMGPMSDKSAVVDPRLRVHGVKNLRVIDASIMPEIPTAHTNGPTFMIAEKGADMIKEDWGIETTI, from the coding sequence ATGGGCCCGCAGAGCCTCCTGACCTTGTGTCTAGTGGCTGTGGTTGCCACGCAACGAGTAGCAGATACCGCCTACCCAACAATCATACAGTCTGTCCTCTCCATTTACCGGGAAGTTATGACGCAGTCCATAAAGGAACCGAGGGACGACCCCGTCAATCTACCCGAGTACGACTTCATCATCGTGGGTGCCGGCACGGCAGGCTGCGTTCTGGCGAGCCGCCTTACCGAGATAGCAGGCTGGGAGGTGTTGTTGTTGGAGGCAGGCAGGGAAGAAAACTTCGTCATGGACATACCGATCGTTGCTACCTTCCTCCAACTCTCAGAAGCTGACTGGAAGTACAAGACCGTAACTTCGGACAAAGCCTGCCTGGGGCTCGCAAACAAGCAGTGTAACTTCCCCAGGGGCAAAGTAATGGGAGGCAGCAGTGTCCTCAATTACATGGTCTACACGAGAGGAAACAGGCGTGATTACGACAAGTGGGAAAAGCTCGGCAACACTGGATGGGGGTGGGACACAGTGCTTAAATATTTCATGAAGTCCGAAGACATAACAATGCCCGAATTAGCACAGGATGACAAGTACCACAGAACAGGTGGATACCTTACTATCAGCTACGCACCGTACCGTACACCGCTGGCGGAGGCTTGGATGGAAGCTGGTAGGGAGATGGGACAAAAAGTGGCCGATTATAACGGGCCTACACAGGTAGGCTTCTCTTATCTACAAAGCACTACGAAGAACGGCACCAGATGGAGCAGCTCTCGAGCTTTTCTACATCCTGCAAAGGACCGCAAGAATTTACACGTGAAAAAGCGCGCCAGAGTTACTAAAGTCCTGATAGATCCAACGACGAAGACGGCGTACGGTGTGCAGTTCAGAAAGAACGGCAGGCTATACACAGTGCGAGCAAAACGCGAGGTGATATTATCAGCTGGTGCGGTCAATTCTCCGCAGCTTCTGATGATCTCAGGGGTAGGCCCCAAGAAGCATCTGGACGACCTGAAGATACCAGTGATACAGAACCTTAAAGTGGGCTACAACTTGATGGACCACATCGCAAAGGGGGGACTGACCTTCGTGATCAATGACACAGTGTCCCTGAGGATGGACAGCATCTTAACCCGGACAGAGAACTACGTCGACTACCTGGCGTTCCACCAGGGACCCATGTCCATAACAGGTTGCGAAGCCCTGGCCTTCTACGATTTCAAGGACCCAGACAACCCAGACGGCTATCCAGACACGGAGTTGCTCTTCCAGTCCGGCTCCATCGTGTCAGAGAGGTCATTAAGAAGAATTTTTGGTATCACAGACGAACTTTACGACGCTGTATACAAACCAATAGAGAACGAACACACGTGGATGGTGTTGCCGATGTTGATGAGACCTAAAAGTAAAGGACGTATAATGTTAAGAAGCGCAGATCCAGCAGATAAGCCCCTAATCTATCATAACTACTTATCTCATCCTGAAGATGTAGAAACAATAATCAAAGGCATCAACAAGTCAATAGAACTGAGTAGAACGAACGCGTTTCAAAAATTCGCATCAAGGTTGCACGACATTCCGATTCCCGGTTGCAAACAACACGTTTTCGGGTCTGACCAATACTGGGAGTGCGCGACGAGGCACTTGACCTTCACCATCTACCATCAGAGTGGTACCTGCAAGATGGGGCCGATGTCGGACAAGTCGGCCGTGGTGGATCCTCGCTTAAGGGTGCACGGAGTTAAAAACCTGCGAGTCATCGACGCTTCCATCATGCCCGAAATACCGACGGCTCACACGAACGGGCCGACATTCATGATTGCGGAGAAGGGAGCCGATATGATCAAAGAAGATTGGGGAATTGAGACAACTATATGA